A genomic stretch from Sphingobacterium sp. ML3W includes:
- a CDS encoding GH92 family glycosyl hydrolase produces the protein MKYMKYLACAGLLGILSCASQQDSAEGSYAKSVNPFIGTDFTGNTYPGAQSPFGMVQLSPDNGLPGWDRISGYFYPDSTISGFSHTHLSGTGAGDLYDISFMPVTLPYHEAAAPLGIHSKFSHQNEQAYAGYYKVKLTDYNIDVELTATPRCGIQRYTFPDAQSAIFLDLKKAMNWDATTDSYIEVVDSVTVRGYRFSEGWARGQRVYFETRFSKPFTAVHIDSSAIQSSVDSITKTTKRIGTAFKARFDFKTSTGEQVTLSTALSGVSMDGASKNLKAEVPTDDFDHYLKQAESSWNKELGKIAIQTVDKEAKVKFYTALYHSMLAPTIFGDVDGAYFGADRKIHQAEGWTNYSTFSLWDTYRASHPLFTYLDPNRVNDMVKSFIAFYEQHGRLPVWNIYGSETDMMIGNHAIPVIVDAYLKGIGDFDVNKALEACVATANIDNYRGIGLYKKLGYVPYDVADKHNAENWSLSRTLEYAFDDHCIAVMADKMGNKAVATTFFARAKNYKNVYNSATSFMQPRDSHGAFVKPFDPEEYSAHICESNAWQYFWSVQHDIPGLIDLVGGNERFGQKLDSMFTFHPSDTSKLPIFSTGMIGQYAHGNEPSHHAIYLFNAIGQPWKTQQYAAEVMEKLYLNNPSGLSGNDDCGQMSAWYVFSALGFYPVDPVSGRYEIGTPLFEHSEFKLANGKKFTIKANHVNKTNIYIQSVTLDGKPLETSYITHEQIMSGATLVFQMGSKPGPVWYKK, from the coding sequence ATGAAATATATGAAATACCTGGCATGCGCAGGTTTATTGGGAATACTGAGCTGTGCCTCACAGCAGGATTCGGCTGAAGGTTCCTATGCAAAATCGGTCAATCCTTTTATAGGGACAGATTTTACGGGTAACACCTATCCCGGAGCACAATCGCCCTTTGGTATGGTACAATTGAGTCCGGATAATGGATTGCCCGGTTGGGATCGTATTTCGGGTTATTTTTATCCCGATAGCACGATTTCGGGCTTTAGTCATACCCATTTAAGTGGGACGGGAGCTGGGGATCTATATGATATATCGTTTATGCCAGTTACATTGCCTTATCATGAAGCCGCGGCACCTTTGGGTATTCATTCCAAGTTTTCGCATCAAAACGAACAGGCATATGCGGGGTACTATAAAGTAAAGCTGACAGACTATAATATCGATGTAGAACTAACGGCAACCCCACGTTGTGGTATCCAACGTTATACATTCCCTGACGCTCAATCGGCTATTTTTTTGGATTTAAAAAAAGCAATGAACTGGGATGCCACGACAGATTCATACATCGAGGTGGTCGATTCAGTCACTGTACGCGGCTACCGGTTTTCAGAAGGTTGGGCCAGAGGGCAACGTGTCTATTTTGAAACCCGATTTTCAAAGCCGTTTACTGCAGTTCATATAGACAGCTCGGCAATACAGTCAAGTGTTGATAGCATAACAAAAACGACCAAACGTATTGGTACGGCTTTTAAAGCACGTTTTGATTTTAAAACATCTACTGGTGAACAAGTAACGCTCAGTACAGCCCTTTCGGGGGTAAGTATGGATGGCGCTTCCAAAAACCTGAAAGCTGAGGTGCCAACAGATGATTTTGATCACTATTTAAAACAAGCTGAAAGTAGCTGGAATAAAGAGCTTGGTAAGATTGCTATTCAGACTGTAGATAAAGAAGCTAAAGTAAAGTTCTATACAGCATTGTACCATTCGATGTTGGCTCCAACTATATTTGGAGATGTAGATGGCGCTTATTTTGGCGCGGATAGAAAAATACATCAGGCCGAAGGTTGGACCAATTACAGTACTTTTTCGCTTTGGGATACCTACCGTGCTTCACATCCTCTATTTACTTATCTTGATCCAAATCGGGTAAATGATATGGTGAAATCATTTATTGCATTTTACGAACAGCATGGTCGCTTGCCGGTATGGAATATCTATGGCAGTGAAACCGATATGATGATTGGCAATCATGCAATCCCAGTTATTGTGGATGCTTATCTGAAAGGAATAGGTGATTTTGATGTCAATAAAGCACTGGAAGCTTGTGTAGCAACAGCAAACATAGACAACTACAGAGGTATTGGATTGTATAAAAAGCTGGGTTATGTACCTTATGATGTTGCGGATAAACACAATGCAGAGAACTGGTCTTTGTCACGCACACTCGAATATGCATTTGATGATCATTGTATTGCGGTTATGGCGGATAAGATGGGGAACAAGGCGGTGGCAACTACGTTTTTTGCAAGAGCAAAAAATTATAAAAATGTCTATAATTCCGCAACATCATTTATGCAACCCCGTGACAGTCATGGTGCTTTTGTAAAGCCATTTGATCCAGAAGAATACAGTGCACATATCTGTGAAAGCAATGCTTGGCAATACTTCTGGTCTGTTCAACATGATATCCCGGGATTGATTGATCTCGTTGGCGGAAATGAGCGCTTTGGGCAGAAATTGGATAGTATGTTTACCTTCCATCCATCAGACACCAGTAAACTGCCTATCTTCAGTACGGGCATGATCGGACAATATGCGCATGGAAATGAACCAAGTCATCACGCTATATATTTGTTTAATGCGATTGGGCAACCATGGAAAACACAGCAATATGCTGCTGAAGTGATGGAAAAACTCTATCTAAATAATCCGTCAGGGTTAAGTGGGAATGACGATTGCGGACAGATGTCTGCTTGGTATGTATTCAGTGCGCTGGGTTTTTATCCAGTAGATCCAGTGAGCGGAAGGTATGAAATCGGTACACCATTGTTTGAACATAGCGAATTTAAACTTGCGAATGGGAAAAAATTTACTATTAAGGCAAATCACGTAAATAAAACCAATATTTACATACAGTCGGTTACTTTGGATGGAAAGCCTCTTGAAACAAGTTATATCACACATGAGCAGATCATGTCTGGAGCTACCCTTGTTTTCCAAATGGGAAGCAAACCTGGTCCGGTGTGGTACAAAAAATAG
- a CDS encoding GNAT family N-acetyltransferase → MHISDKRSIHIEELKEVNNTVVSDLVALTLDVVQGGASVGFMQALSEEKASEFWNNVLAKVQQEKTVLLVAKDASSDQIVGTVQLQIDLPQNQPHRADVAKMLVHSAFRRLGIAENLLQHLELIAKKMRKSLLVLDTVTDSPAYALYLKRGWKVVGNIPNYALFPNGAPCSTTYFYKNLE, encoded by the coding sequence ATGCATATCTCTGATAAGAGAAGTATCCACATTGAAGAATTAAAGGAAGTAAATAACACAGTCGTTTCTGACTTGGTGGCATTAACATTGGATGTTGTCCAAGGAGGGGCCTCAGTGGGATTTATGCAGGCCTTAAGCGAAGAAAAAGCAAGTGAATTCTGGAACAATGTCCTGGCAAAGGTCCAGCAAGAAAAAACAGTGCTTCTTGTTGCAAAAGACGCCTCGTCGGACCAGATCGTTGGAACCGTGCAATTACAAATAGACCTTCCACAAAATCAGCCTCATCGGGCGGACGTGGCAAAAATGTTGGTGCATTCCGCTTTTCGACGTCTTGGTATAGCGGAAAATCTATTGCAACATCTTGAATTAATTGCGAAAAAAATGAGAAAATCACTACTGGTGTTAGATACTGTAACAGATAGCCCTGCTTATGCTTTGTATTTAAAACGTGGCTGGAAGGTCGTGGGAAACATTCCAAATTATGCACTTTTTCCTAATGGTGCCCCCTGTAGTACAACCTACTTTTATAAAAACCTTGAATAG
- a CDS encoding YfbM family protein, whose amino-acid sequence MSMIQNFLRVNLETLNSFLTDSHSLRKMVYSKEAIHLDNLIDIDKAWEGIFFLLTGESIGTYDQAAPPLCWLLVGPNDIDRNQDMGYGPATYTDIEQTRQIDLALQEISIYELTQRFDSATMLEKDIYPDIWDDENALDYLLQYFEDLKTFYQMAALHHEAVILFLN is encoded by the coding sequence ATGAGCATGATACAAAATTTCCTGCGGGTCAATTTGGAAACATTGAATAGTTTTCTCACTGATAGTCATTCATTAAGAAAAATGGTATATAGCAAAGAAGCTATACATTTGGACAATTTAATAGATATTGATAAAGCTTGGGAAGGTATTTTCTTTTTATTGACAGGAGAATCAATCGGCACATACGATCAAGCCGCTCCACCGTTATGCTGGCTATTAGTTGGTCCCAATGACATCGATCGCAATCAGGACATGGGATATGGTCCAGCAACCTATACAGATATAGAACAAACTAGACAGATTGATTTAGCGTTACAGGAAATTTCTATATATGAATTAACGCAACGTTTTGACTCGGCCACCATGCTTGAAAAAGATATATACCCAGATATCTGGGATGATGAAAATGCATTAGATTATCTTCTTCAATACTTCGAAGACCTAAAAACATTTTATCAGATGGCCGCCCTGCATCATGAAGCAGTAATCCTATTTCTCAATTAA
- a CDS encoding WG repeat-containing protein → MRINNPYKIVGLVATIVLIGGSCQGQEATKAAKGGVEDTVLPIGQLQGKYNAIEDIWENPDTAYEQFIRFDGEILATFHRTDANGDLGTIGIIDKTGKVIVQPNYFSTTTKPHFGFFEVQDSKQRVGLVNEKGVVIVSPEYESIFLDDTLMAIDSTIIKVAKDGKQGFIDYNGAIVVPFKYQVLDVVGKNRIMYMESPQHWGLMDYNSKILTDPVFTFSNIFVDGKTVLPQADGEEYTLYEDGKIVKK, encoded by the coding sequence ATGAGAATAAACAATCCATATAAAATTGTAGGCTTAGTGGCAACAATTGTACTTATAGGCGGCTCTTGTCAGGGACAGGAGGCAACCAAAGCTGCTAAAGGAGGTGTTGAAGACACTGTTTTACCTATCGGTCAATTACAGGGAAAGTATAATGCGATAGAAGACATTTGGGAAAATCCAGATACTGCTTACGAACAATTTATACGATTTGATGGCGAAATTCTTGCGACTTTCCATCGGACGGATGCTAATGGAGATTTAGGAACTATTGGCATCATTGATAAGACAGGAAAGGTTATTGTACAACCCAACTATTTCAGTACTACAACAAAACCACATTTTGGCTTTTTTGAAGTACAAGATAGTAAACAACGTGTAGGGTTGGTCAATGAGAAAGGTGTGGTGATCGTTTCGCCAGAATATGAGTCTATCTTTCTGGATGACACTCTTATGGCGATTGATAGTACGATCATCAAAGTAGCGAAAGATGGAAAGCAAGGATTTATTGATTATAACGGCGCTATTGTGGTTCCTTTTAAATATCAGGTTTTGGATGTTGTGGGTAAAAATAGAATCATGTATATGGAATCACCACAGCATTGGGGATTGATGGATTACAACAGCAAAATATTAACCGATCCTGTTTTTACCTTTAGTAATATTTTTGTCGACGGAAAAACGGTGTTGCCACAGGCCGATGGCGAAGAGTATACACTTTATGAAGATGGGAAAATCGTTAAGAAATAA
- a CDS encoding glutaminyl-peptide cyclotransferase, whose amino-acid sequence MKTTSSLFLLTVASLFIGCGENGKKTTLPSPDNLPKNNPSFSFEGIKQDYTTNEELSFQITNTPNVKIDSILYYINDYPIAKVTENNKVTYRLSREKFGKQIIKAVVFNAGKSEENTVNIDYLPSNPPRILKYRIVNTYPHDIKAFTQGLEFFGENLMESTGNGVGLSGNKGKSSIRIVNPTTGKPIKKIELADSIFGEGATILNGKLYQLTYKSNLAYVYDVATLKTIKTLPYFKNMEGWGLTSDGKNLYMSDGSENIYILNPNDFSKIGYIRVATNEKIVNQINEMEWVKGKIYVNFFMEDVMGIIDPKTGAIEGLVNLSKLRENVTQHVDLDVLNGIAYNKKSNTFFLTGKNWDKIFEIQLLD is encoded by the coding sequence ATGAAAACAACTTCTTCACTATTTTTGCTAACAGTAGCATCTCTTTTTATAGGATGCGGAGAAAACGGTAAAAAAACAACATTGCCGTCTCCAGATAACTTACCAAAAAATAATCCAAGCTTTAGCTTCGAGGGGATTAAACAAGATTATACAACAAATGAAGAATTATCGTTTCAGATTACAAATACACCTAATGTAAAAATTGATTCCATCCTTTATTATATCAATGATTACCCGATTGCTAAAGTCACAGAAAACAATAAAGTAACATATAGATTATCACGAGAGAAATTTGGCAAGCAAATCATTAAGGCGGTTGTATTTAATGCTGGAAAATCCGAAGAAAACACAGTAAACATAGACTATTTGCCATCAAACCCACCTCGAATTTTAAAGTACCGAATTGTTAATACTTACCCACATGATATCAAAGCTTTCACACAAGGGTTAGAGTTCTTTGGAGAAAACTTGATGGAAAGTACGGGCAATGGCGTTGGGTTAAGTGGAAATAAAGGTAAGTCAAGTATCCGCATTGTCAATCCCACCACAGGAAAGCCAATCAAAAAGATCGAATTAGCCGATTCAATATTTGGCGAAGGTGCCACCATATTAAATGGGAAATTATATCAATTGACCTACAAAAGCAATCTTGCCTATGTCTATGATGTGGCAACATTAAAGACAATAAAAACACTACCATATTTCAAAAACATGGAAGGATGGGGGTTGACCTCGGATGGTAAAAATTTGTATATGTCAGATGGTTCAGAAAATATCTATATACTCAATCCTAATGATTTTTCCAAAATTGGTTATATCCGTGTTGCCACAAATGAGAAAATCGTTAACCAGATAAACGAAATGGAATGGGTAAAAGGAAAGATTTATGTTAATTTCTTTATGGAAGATGTCATGGGTATCATAGACCCAAAAACAGGTGCTATAGAGGGGTTAGTAAATCTTTCCAAATTACGAGAAAATGTGACACAACATGTTGATCTGGATGTATTAAACGGAATTGCCTACAATAAAAAATCAAACACCTTTTTTCTCACAGGAAAAAATTGGGACAAAATATTTGAAATACAGCTACTGGATTAA
- a CDS encoding SusD/RagB family nutrient-binding outer membrane lipoprotein gives MKTKMIKNRFVIALVSIAAFSACTKDFEKINTPPTSVTAIDPALLMARILRDGTFQESGELPNNKFGSWIQHWAGGPVVPVSRYFEGPENLIWSQHFTLLRNIIQIKKELSGKEESPEGRSKLAITELYEVYLYQRLTDLFGDIPYSEITKDSREINRTPKFDKQEDIYPALVIKVDAALARLTVGDQSYGSSDFFYGGNIDKWKKFGNSLKLKLGMRMRYANLSLAQKTVTEAMTSPVGLISSNSDNAAVPTFNNAQAENQNPILRQMTTGSADLRYLANTLVNKLKDYNDPRLGLLAEPVTIGGAITYQGIGVALTDNELSQLIRANYSTANKSTWFSLNFAPIPSYAMTYSDICFYKAEAALLGWGATSTNAQSFFTDGVKAAFALPPYNLTSIPSSYEQNVINLNGLTDEQKMEKIATQKWISLFGRDMEAFAEWRRTGYPKLTPGPNPGSTNGQIPRRAIYSSEEAELNQTNLKDAVSRMQNGDSFLSKVWWDKKQ, from the coding sequence ATGAAAACGAAAATGATAAAAAACAGATTTGTTATCGCTCTTGTCTCCATTGCAGCATTTAGCGCATGCACGAAAGACTTTGAAAAAATAAATACACCACCAACATCAGTGACAGCAATAGATCCCGCATTGCTTATGGCTAGAATCCTCCGGGATGGTACGTTTCAGGAGTCGGGAGAACTTCCAAACAATAAATTTGGCTCTTGGATCCAGCATTGGGCGGGTGGACCTGTAGTACCTGTATCGCGTTATTTTGAAGGACCAGAAAACTTGATATGGTCGCAGCATTTTACTCTGCTCAGAAACATCATTCAGATAAAAAAGGAGCTCAGTGGCAAAGAAGAAAGTCCCGAAGGTAGAAGTAAACTGGCAATAACCGAACTTTATGAAGTTTACCTATACCAACGGTTAACCGATCTATTTGGAGACATCCCCTATTCGGAAATTACAAAAGACAGCAGAGAGATCAACCGAACCCCTAAGTTTGACAAACAAGAGGATATCTATCCCGCACTGGTCATAAAAGTTGATGCAGCTTTAGCACGTCTCACCGTTGGCGATCAATCTTATGGCTCCTCCGATTTTTTCTATGGCGGTAATATTGATAAATGGAAAAAATTCGGAAACTCCTTAAAACTAAAATTGGGCATGAGAATGCGTTATGCTAACCTCTCATTAGCGCAAAAAACCGTTACAGAAGCAATGACTTCTCCAGTTGGGCTAATCTCAAGTAACAGCGATAATGCTGCAGTTCCTACATTCAATAACGCCCAAGCCGAGAATCAAAACCCTATATTACGGCAGATGACTACTGGAAGCGCAGACTTACGATACTTAGCCAACACATTGGTAAATAAATTGAAGGATTATAATGATCCCCGTTTAGGTCTACTTGCAGAACCAGTCACTATAGGCGGTGCTATCACCTACCAAGGAATTGGAGTAGCATTAACCGATAACGAACTTTCTCAACTGATCAGAGCAAATTACTCTACGGCCAACAAGTCAACATGGTTTAGCTTGAATTTTGCTCCAATACCAAGTTATGCAATGACCTACTCAGACATATGTTTTTACAAAGCCGAGGCAGCATTATTAGGTTGGGGTGCGACAAGTACAAATGCGCAATCATTCTTTACAGATGGTGTCAAAGCTGCCTTTGCCCTTCCTCCGTACAATTTAACTTCCATCCCTTCATCTTATGAGCAAAATGTCATCAACCTAAATGGATTGACAGACGAACAAAAGATGGAGAAAATCGCTACTCAAAAATGGATTAGCTTATTTGGCAGAGATATGGAAGCATTTGCCGAATGGCGACGTACTGGTTATCCAAAATTGACACCTGGTCCAAATCCGGGATCCACCAATGGACAGATACCGCGTCGAGCTATTTACTCCAGCGAGGAGGCTGAATTAAATCAAACAAATCTCAAAGACGCTGTTTCTAGAATGCAGAACGGAGATTCCTTTTTGTCCAAAGTATGGTGGGATAAAAAACAATAA
- a CDS encoding SusC/RagA family TonB-linked outer membrane protein encodes MHNYLPSKHGLLTMFMLRTNIRADVNWGLRLGLMGLLATSYQIVNAQQQAAINGVIRDEAGKPIYSATVTIQNAGNKFKRATTSAADGTFSFDQIPAGQGYQITISSIGFKTKELTDYNISERDKLAINVSLESVSENLQEVVVTALGIKKEKKALGYTVAELKGDELTQGKETNVANALSGKVAGVQVSRAASGAGGSSKVVIRGNNSLVGNSQPLYVVDGVPIDNQNISAPNQSGGTDYGDGIGNINPEDIETMSVLKGPNAAALYGQRGSNGVILITTKSGKAGKTRFSYGTDYSFGNGLVLPDFQNEYGQGLNGTFTHFRKDDGTIVSMSDAIKNGYSGIPKMSAGRDRTTRSSWGAKMEGQTYEDAYGNVLQLTPKPDTYASFFQTEKQFVNNLSIDGGNEKINYRFSFANTDVNGYIPTNTLKRNNFGLRTQAKITDKLHIDVKANYIAQKGNNRPTLADAADNPAYLFISQPRSLGNDIMSQYKWTAQEISRQLGFSGLTEGLEKTYATNSSTANPFWTIHENHNEDRRDRIIGLLRLSYDFAPWLKVAATGGTDFYTDQRFRYRPINTYQSLNRKGDIREEVIRSREDNFDILASSNFTLSDNIKLSANMGASHQSRYLRMTGNAGNQFIVPNLFVINNTTTNTYIFDLIESKINSVYLSGQFSYKNYWFVDFSARNDWSSTLSKNNNSFFYPSISSSFVLSDAFKWQSDALSFAKIRASWAQAGSSGNPYQLTGAYSLNQYTHGGVPMASYTEIIPDPNLKNELTTSIEAGADLRFLKNRLSLSFTYYQAKTKNQILDVPIAPSSLYVKNRINAGEISNRGIEFVLGATPFKTESGFEWNTTFNFNRNRNKVESLYPGVESFLLATDRGINVVAEVGKPFGQLIGTQFAWIKDENGNRLIDPTTGLPLRTAGRVETDLGNAQPNWIGGFGNTLKYKGFNLYALVDIRQGGVIFSQSNREQIIYGTSKKTLQGREGSYVADGMVAQQDGAGNWTSTGTKNSKQVNAQDYWNMVASDKEVMVSEEMINDMSYIAMREISLSYSFPKNLMPHRVINSLKLGLYGRNLFYFQRKTDGFSPEASAFNVNNSSIGIESTSLPMMRTFGINLTVGL; translated from the coding sequence ATGCACAATTATTTACCTTCCAAACATGGCCTACTAACCATGTTTATGCTAAGAACCAATATCCGTGCTGATGTAAACTGGGGTTTACGTCTTGGACTAATGGGCCTTTTGGCAACTAGTTATCAAATCGTTAATGCACAACAGCAGGCAGCGATCAACGGCGTCATTCGCGACGAAGCGGGTAAGCCCATATACTCCGCAACAGTTACTATCCAGAATGCGGGTAACAAATTCAAAAGGGCAACGACTAGCGCTGCAGATGGTACCTTTTCTTTTGATCAGATCCCAGCTGGTCAAGGATACCAGATTACCATTTCCTCCATCGGATTTAAAACCAAGGAACTGACAGACTACAACATCTCTGAAAGAGATAAGCTTGCCATCAATGTCAGTCTGGAATCGGTATCGGAAAACCTACAGGAAGTAGTTGTGACTGCACTAGGTATTAAAAAGGAGAAAAAAGCCCTTGGCTATACTGTTGCGGAGTTAAAAGGAGATGAATTGACACAAGGTAAAGAAACAAATGTTGCGAATGCACTTTCGGGAAAGGTTGCAGGTGTGCAAGTAAGCCGTGCCGCTTCCGGTGCTGGAGGATCTTCAAAAGTCGTTATTCGTGGTAACAACTCACTTGTTGGTAATAGTCAACCGCTTTACGTAGTCGATGGTGTACCGATTGATAATCAAAACATTTCAGCACCAAACCAATCCGGTGGAACAGATTATGGCGACGGTATTGGTAATATTAACCCCGAAGATATTGAGACCATGTCCGTCCTAAAAGGGCCCAATGCCGCAGCACTATACGGTCAAAGAGGCAGCAACGGTGTCATTCTGATTACAACAAAATCGGGAAAAGCCGGTAAAACACGTTTCAGCTATGGTACAGACTATTCCTTTGGAAATGGTTTAGTACTCCCCGATTTTCAAAATGAATATGGTCAAGGACTTAACGGCACATTTACTCACTTCCGAAAAGACGACGGAACCATCGTTTCCATGAGTGATGCCATAAAAAATGGTTACAGTGGTATCCCAAAAATGAGTGCAGGCCGGGACCGTACAACACGTTCCAGCTGGGGAGCCAAAATGGAGGGGCAAACGTATGAAGATGCCTATGGAAATGTACTGCAACTAACACCTAAACCTGATACCTATGCATCTTTTTTTCAAACCGAAAAACAATTTGTCAATAACTTAAGCATAGACGGCGGAAATGAAAAAATAAACTATCGTTTTTCTTTTGCCAATACAGATGTGAACGGATATATCCCCACCAATACTTTAAAAAGGAATAATTTTGGTTTACGCACACAGGCAAAAATTACGGACAAACTTCATATTGATGTAAAAGCAAATTACATCGCTCAAAAAGGAAACAATAGACCAACATTAGCTGATGCAGCCGATAATCCTGCCTATTTATTTATTAGTCAACCACGAAGCCTAGGGAATGATATCATGTCCCAATATAAGTGGACGGCACAGGAAATAAGCAGGCAGCTTGGTTTTTCCGGCTTAACGGAGGGTCTGGAAAAAACTTACGCAACGAATAGTTCCACGGCCAATCCATTTTGGACAATCCACGAAAATCACAACGAAGATCGCCGCGATCGCATCATTGGATTACTCCGCCTAAGCTATGACTTCGCTCCCTGGCTCAAAGTAGCAGCGACAGGAGGAACTGATTTCTATACCGATCAGCGATTCCGATATAGACCGATCAATACCTATCAGAGCTTAAACAGAAAAGGCGATATCAGAGAAGAAGTTATCCGATCCCGTGAAGATAATTTTGATATCCTTGCCAGCTCTAATTTCACTTTATCGGATAACATTAAGCTCAGCGCCAATATGGGGGCAAGTCATCAAAGTCGATATCTGCGAATGACAGGAAACGCTGGTAATCAGTTTATCGTACCTAATCTCTTTGTCATCAATAATACCACTACGAATACCTATATATTCGATCTTATCGAGTCAAAAATCAATTCGGTATACCTCTCAGGCCAATTTAGCTATAAAAATTATTGGTTTGTCGACTTTTCGGCGCGCAATGACTGGTCTTCTACATTATCCAAAAATAACAATTCGTTTTTCTACCCTTCGATAAGTTCCAGTTTTGTGCTATCTGATGCATTCAAATGGCAGTCAGATGCGCTGTCTTTCGCCAAGATCCGAGCTTCTTGGGCACAGGCAGGTAGCTCCGGAAACCCCTACCAATTAACGGGTGCGTATAGTCTTAATCAATATACACACGGCGGTGTACCGATGGCTTCATATACTGAAATTATCCCTGATCCCAACTTAAAGAATGAATTGACCACGTCTATAGAGGCTGGTGCAGATCTCAGGTTTTTAAAGAATAGACTTTCGCTATCCTTTACTTACTATCAGGCGAAAACAAAAAATCAGATTCTAGATGTACCGATTGCGCCATCAAGTCTTTACGTGAAAAATCGCATCAATGCCGGAGAAATCAGTAACAGAGGGATCGAATTTGTACTAGGGGCCACTCCCTTCAAAACCGAATCAGGATTTGAATGGAATACAACGTTTAACTTTAATAGAAACCGCAACAAGGTTGAATCGCTTTACCCCGGTGTAGAAAGTTTCCTTTTGGCAACGGATAGAGGAATCAACGTTGTCGCCGAAGTAGGAAAGCCATTCGGTCAGCTTATTGGGACCCAATTTGCATGGATTAAGGATGAAAATGGAAATCGATTAATTGATCCAACTACAGGGCTCCCTTTACGTACCGCCGGAAGGGTGGAAACAGATCTTGGAAATGCGCAGCCAAATTGGATAGGCGGTTTCGGCAACACATTAAAATACAAAGGGTTCAACTTATACGCGCTTGTTGATATTCGTCAAGGGGGAGTGATCTTCTCACAGTCCAATCGAGAACAAATAATTTATGGTACGAGCAAAAAAACGTTACAGGGACGTGAGGGTAGTTATGTCGCTGATGGGATGGTTGCACAACAAGATGGCGCAGGCAATTGGACAAGCACAGGAACAAAAAACAGCAAACAGGTGAATGCTCAGGATTATTGGAATATGGTAGCTAGTGACAAAGAAGTCATGGTATCTGAGGAAATGATTAATGATATGAGTTATATTGCAATGCGCGAAATCAGTCTCTCCTATTCATTCCCGAAAAATCTGATGCCACATCGCGTGATCAATTCATTGAAATTGGGTCTATACGGTAGAAACTTATTCTATTTCCAACGAAAAACAGATGGTTTTTCTCCAGAAGCTTCTGCTTTCAATGTAAACAATAGCTCCATAGGGATTGAATCCACTTCCCTACCTATGATGAGAACCTTTGGCATTAACCTTACCGTTGGTCTTTAA